A genomic region of Salvelinus alpinus chromosome 12, SLU_Salpinus.1, whole genome shotgun sequence contains the following coding sequences:
- the LOC139535276 gene encoding caveolin-2-like, producing the protein MATGRTPAKTRLDLEDMEQETPLWVPPLGIPPDRHTAEGLLEEVVEAEEPAQEDDSVSLSISIHSYTRPLVKDRDPRGVNKCLKVTFEDVIAEPPSVRSFDKVWLWSYALFEVSRLWCYRLISLLLAVPVSLVAGILFAVLSCLHIWLIMPCMQLFLINMHWVQTVWSSVLNIAITHFFKSMGKCCGSINVRLARD; encoded by the exons atggccACGGGGCGTACACCAGCCAAGACCAGGCTAGACCTGGAGGACATGGAGCAGGAGACTCCTCTGTGGGTCCCACCCCTGGGGAtccctccagacagacacacagcagaggGACTACTGGAGGAAGTAGTGGAGGCAGAGGAACCAGCCCAGGAGGATGACTCTGTctcactctccatctctatcCACAGTTACACCAGGCCTCTGGTGAAGGACAGGGACCCAAGGGGAGTCAACAAGTGTCTAAAGG TGACGTTTGAGGACGTGATAGCTGAGCCCCCCTCGGTGCGGAGCTTCGATAAGGTGTGGCTGTGGAGCTACGCCCTGTTTGAAGTGTCCCGTCTCTGGTGCTACCggctcatctccctcctcctggcCGTGCCCGTCTCTCTGGTAGCAGGGATCCTCTTCGCTGTCCTCAGCTGCCTACACATCTG GCTGATCATGCCCTGTATGCAGCTCTTCCTGATCAACATGCACTGGGTTCAGACCGTGTGGAGCAGTGTGTTAAACATCGCCATCACTCACTTC